A region of Marinomonas maritima DNA encodes the following proteins:
- a CDS encoding type II toxin-antitoxin system HipA family toxin, with protein MAFKPIQKLVVQRTLSTGNRVNVGRLAQNQQGVFFQYDADYIQQFGNVSPITLNANTDLQRAPKTPHHGVHGVFGDSLPDGWGLLLQDRIFRQHDILPAQITAMDRLTFVGDSAMGALSFSPESDFKQYDDSDIDIQILGLEAQSLFDGQTEEVLAALVAAGSSGGARPKAQVYLGPDQPTCWRTQAQKNDEAWLVKFTSKNLALGHEEGGCEAAYLSLAAKAGLQPQEWKLIEAPAKSGASHWLALKRFDRVLNRQGSLGRLHMHSVCGLLDSDFRTPSLDYEDLIKLSRHLCKSPMVGQMQFRRAMFNLFACNQDDHSKNWAFLQDDKGTWQPAPFYDVTFSPHPFGEQATSFAGYGKKPPLKAIQKLATTASFANWKQAQHAIEEVVESLSGFRDVALSLGVKPDTVRLIEKQLDACWQDNKGLLG; from the coding sequence ATGGCTTTTAAACCGATTCAAAAACTAGTGGTTCAGCGCACTCTATCAACAGGAAATAGAGTAAATGTTGGAAGATTAGCGCAAAACCAACAAGGCGTTTTTTTTCAGTACGACGCGGATTATATTCAGCAATTTGGTAACGTATCGCCTATTACTCTAAACGCTAATACTGATTTACAACGGGCGCCAAAAACGCCCCATCACGGTGTTCATGGTGTGTTTGGCGACAGCTTACCCGATGGCTGGGGGCTGCTATTACAAGACAGAATATTTCGTCAGCATGATATTTTGCCTGCACAAATTACGGCAATGGACAGGCTCACTTTTGTCGGAGATTCTGCGATGGGTGCGCTTTCCTTTAGCCCTGAGTCGGACTTTAAGCAATACGATGATAGCGATATAGATATTCAGATACTTGGTTTAGAAGCGCAAAGCCTGTTTGACGGACAAACCGAAGAGGTATTGGCTGCTTTGGTTGCTGCTGGTAGCTCTGGTGGAGCAAGGCCAAAAGCCCAAGTGTATCTTGGTCCAGATCAACCAACTTGTTGGCGGACTCAAGCTCAAAAAAATGATGAAGCTTGGTTAGTAAAGTTTACCTCAAAAAATCTAGCGCTCGGTCATGAAGAAGGGGGATGTGAAGCGGCTTACCTATCATTGGCAGCAAAAGCAGGACTTCAACCTCAAGAGTGGAAGCTAATAGAGGCGCCTGCGAAATCTGGCGCTAGCCATTGGCTGGCTTTAAAACGCTTTGATCGAGTGTTAAACAGACAAGGTTCGCTAGGTCGATTACACATGCACAGTGTATGCGGCTTATTAGATTCTGACTTTCGGACGCCAAGTTTAGATTACGAAGACTTGATTAAACTCAGTCGACACCTTTGTAAATCGCCTATGGTCGGTCAAATGCAATTTCGTCGTGCCATGTTTAACCTATTTGCCTGTAATCAGGACGACCACAGTAAAAACTGGGCCTTCTTACAAGACGATAAGGGCACTTGGCAACCAGCCCCTTTTTACGATGTTACTTTTAGCCCTCATCCATTTGGCGAACAAGCCACGTCATTTGCGGGTTACGGCAAAAAACCACCATTAAAAGCCATTCAAAAACTCGCCACGACCGCCAGCTTTGCGAACTGGAAACAAGCCCAACACGCGATAGAAGAAGTCGTAGAATCTCTTTCTGGCTTTCGTGACGTCGCTTTATCGTTAGGCGTGAAACCCGATACCGTGCGTTTGATCGAGAAACAACTGGATGCCTGCTGGCAAGACAATAAAGGCTTGTTGGGGTGA
- a CDS encoding helix-turn-helix domain-containing protein translates to MNHFLLLDDNDVQHAFAAHLRRLRKQAKLSRDGLAERSGVPASTIKKFELTGQISFRQLLLLWQSLDDLSRLFALTQNTSNQPSMPTSIEEVLKDGF, encoded by the coding sequence ATGAATCACTTTCTGTTACTGGATGATAACGATGTACAGCACGCGTTTGCGGCTCATCTTCGTCGTCTGCGGAAGCAGGCAAAGCTGTCTCGCGATGGGTTGGCCGAGCGCAGTGGTGTACCCGCGTCCACCATTAAAAAGTTCGAACTGACAGGACAAATTTCCTTTCGCCAGTTATTACTACTCTGGCAAAGCCTCGATGATCTATCGCGGCTCTTTGCCCTGACTCAAAACACCAGCAACCAACCTAGCATGCCAACGTCCATAGAAGAGGTGCTGAAAGATGGCTTTTAA
- a CDS encoding LysR family transcriptional regulator — protein sequence MLSLEQIKMLVLSAELGSFSACARKLGKVQSAVSHGISNLEVDLGVELFDRSSRSPILTPEGERLLRSAKALLAQSHEFEKIAESILRKEESALTIAVDDALLAPNVSAALKLFALTFPYVQLDLVSLASPDIIHAVADGNVDIGVMFSEVEANKQVDFCYVGGVDFIAVCHVDFPLAAQRVLSESDLVPFRQIAVRGSLKKEPQALISMTPSAWWCSSNYAVLELVKQQIGWAYLPASLVHPLVEQGDICKIDVAFDHKPWSAPVDLVFKKGAKRGPAHQWLFEALKNAFSVTGWKI from the coding sequence ATGTTAAGTTTAGAACAAATCAAAATGCTGGTGTTATCCGCAGAGCTAGGGTCATTTTCAGCGTGCGCAAGAAAGCTGGGAAAAGTGCAGTCTGCTGTTAGTCATGGGATAAGCAATCTAGAAGTCGATTTGGGCGTCGAGCTGTTTGATCGATCGTCACGCAGTCCGATATTAACCCCAGAAGGAGAGCGCTTACTGCGCAGCGCGAAAGCCCTTTTAGCGCAATCTCATGAGTTTGAAAAAATCGCCGAATCCATCCTACGCAAAGAAGAAAGTGCGCTCACCATAGCTGTGGACGATGCGTTATTGGCGCCCAATGTGTCGGCGGCTCTCAAACTATTCGCGCTTACCTTTCCTTATGTTCAGCTCGACCTCGTGTCTCTGGCCTCCCCCGACATCATCCATGCGGTTGCCGATGGCAATGTCGATATTGGCGTGATGTTTTCAGAAGTGGAAGCGAACAAACAAGTCGATTTTTGCTACGTGGGTGGTGTGGATTTTATTGCCGTATGTCATGTGGATTTTCCGTTGGCGGCGCAGCGAGTATTGTCTGAATCAGACCTTGTACCATTTCGACAAATTGCCGTGCGCGGATCGCTAAAAAAAGAACCCCAAGCCCTGATTAGCATGACACCCAGTGCATGGTGGTGTTCTAGCAATTACGCTGTTTTGGAACTGGTGAAACAGCAAATAGGCTGGGCCTACTTACCTGCATCTTTGGTTCATCCGCTGGTTGAACAAGGTGATATTTGTAAGATTGACGTAGCGTTTGACCACAAACCGTGGTCAGCACCCGTGGATCTTGTGTTTAAAAAAGGCGCCAAACGCGGGCCTGCACATCAATGGCTTTTTGAAGCATTAAAAAATGCGTTCTCGGTGACGGGATGGAAAATATAA
- a CDS encoding DMT family transporter, with translation MSWLYLLLAGITEMGWPIGLKMAQSGESKITGIAIAIFFMTISGTLLWLAQKEIPMGTAYAVWTGIGASGTFLIGIWLYGDPTSLTRYLGVLFIILGVVVLKFAH, from the coding sequence ATGAGCTGGTTATATTTGCTGCTTGCTGGCATTACAGAAATGGGTTGGCCTATTGGATTAAAGATGGCGCAATCTGGAGAATCGAAAATCACGGGCATTGCCATCGCGATTTTCTTTATGACTATAAGCGGTACGCTTCTTTGGTTGGCGCAAAAAGAGATTCCCATGGGGACCGCTTACGCTGTTTGGACTGGAATTGGGGCGTCGGGCACTTTTCTGATAGGAATTTGGCTGTATGGTGACCCTACGTCGTTAACGCGTTATCTTGGCGTATTGTTCATCATTCTCGGCGTGGTTGTATTGAAGTTTGCACACTAA